A DNA window from Arachis hypogaea cultivar Tifrunner chromosome 18, arahy.Tifrunner.gnm2.J5K5, whole genome shotgun sequence contains the following coding sequences:
- the LOC112772164 gene encoding proteasome subunit beta type-5-like → MKLDTSGLESFSTLTAPGDDVVGEFSAPPSFQLPNSNDFDGFVKEAIQMVKPAKGTTTLAFIFKDGVIVAADSRASMGGYIYVTSQSVEKIIEINPYMLGTMAGGAADCQFWHRNLGIKCRLHELANKRRISVTGASKLLANILYSYRGMGLSVGTMIAGWDETGPSLYYVDSEGGRLKGTRFSVGSGSPYAYGVLDNGYRYDLSVEEAVELGRRAIYHATFRDGASGGVVSVYHVGPEGWKKWTGDDVGDLHYQYYPVVPSTVEQEMVEATGA, encoded by the exons ATGAAACTCGATACTTCTGGTCTCGAATCGTTCTCTACACTCACTGCACCCGGAGACGACGTCGTTGGAGAGTTCTCTGCCCCGCCGTCATTCCAGCTTCCTAATTCCAATGAT TTCGATGGCTTTGTGAAAGAAGCTATTCAGATGGTGAAGCCTGCAAAGGGTACTACAACGCTTGCTTTTATATTTAAGGACGGTGTCATTGTAGCTGCTGATTCTAGAGCTAGCATGGGAGGATATATATATGTGA CTTCACAGTCTGTAGAGAAGATTATTGAAATTaatccatatatgcttggaacaATGGCCGGAGGTGCCGCTGATTGCCAATTTTGGCACAGAAATCTTGGGATAAAG TGTCGGTTGCACGAGTTGGCAAATAAAAGGAGGATATCAGTAACCGGAGCCTCAAAGCTACTTGCAAATATTTTATACTCTTATCGTGGAATGGGTTTATCAGTCGGTACCATGATTGCTGGATGGGATGAAACA GGTCCTAGTCTATATTATGTTGATAGTGAAGGAGGAAGATTGAAAGGCACTAGATTCTCTGTTGGATCTGGTTCACCATATGCTTATGGTGTATTGGACAATGG GTACCGATATGACCTGTCAGTTGAGGAAGCTGTTGAACTAGGTCGACGAGCAATATATCATGCAACATTCCGTGATGGAGCTAGTGGTGGAGTTGTTAGCg TTTACCATGTGGGACCAGAAGGATGGAAGAAATGGACTGGTGATGATGTTGGGGACCTACATTACCAATACTACCCTGTTGTCCCAAGCACTGTGGAACAAGAAATGGTTGAGGCAACAGGAGCTTAA
- the LOC112772165 gene encoding ribonuclease J isoform X3 has protein sequence MELIKKRLKEHGIFLPSRLKIFRTRKKFMAGPFEIEPIRVTHSIPDCCGLVLRCSDGTILHTGDWKIDETPLDGKVFDREALEELSKEGVTLMMSDSTNVLSPGRTISESVVKDALLRHISASKGRVITTQFASNLHRLGSVKAAADLTGRKLVFVGMSLRTYLDAAWKDGKAPIDPSTLVKAEDIDAYAPKDLLIVTTGSQAEPRAALNLASYGSSHAFKLTKEDIVLYSAKVIPGNESRVMKMLNRISEIGSTIIMGKNEGLHTSGHAYRGELEEVLRIVKPQHFLPIHGELLFLKEHELLGKSNGIRHTAVIKNGEMLGVSHLRNRRVLSNGFISLGRENLQLKYSDGDKAFGTSSDLFIDERLKIALDGIIVVSMEVFRPQRADSLAENTLKGKIRITTRCLWLDKGKLLDALHKAAHAALSSCPVKCPLAHMERTVAEVLRKMVRKYSGKRPEVIAIAIENPAAVLAEEINTKLSGKSHVDHGTSTLRKIVDGHRKENQPDTTQIRVNADDVNDVEGLLPEEDTGPPTEEAEGDLSDSEEFWKPFIASSPVEKSIKANNGYVPRKEHKSNLKKDDSEDISEANFVKASSSELKSSKSGKRNKWKPEEIKKLIDMRGKLHDRFQIVKGRMALWEEISQSLLADGISRSPGQCKSLWTSLVQKYQEIKNEKGSSKSSWQYLEDMEKIMPDSKAMATK, from the exons ATGGAG CTTATAAAAAAGCGTCTGAAGGAGCATGGTATTTTTCTTCCATCTAGACTCAAGATATTTAGAACAAGAAAGAAGTTTATGGCTGGGCCATTTGAGATAGAACCTATCAGGGTGACCCATTCTATTCCTGATTGTTGTGGATTGGTTCTTCGCTGTTCTGATGGTACTATTCTTCACACTGGGGACTGGAAG ATCGACGAGACACCTCTGGACGGGAAAGTTTTTGATCGCGAGGCTTTAGAGGAACTCTCTAAAGAAGGAGTAACACTG ATGATGAGTGATTCAACCAATGTACTCTCACCTGGAAGGACAATAAGTGAATCTGTTGTTAAAGATGCATTATTGAGGCATATTTCAGCTTCTAAAGGAAGGGTTATTACCACCCAATTTGCATCAAATCTGCATCGGCTTGGAAGTGTGAAAGCTGCTGCTGATTTAACTGGCCGAAAGTTG GTATTCGTTGGCATGTCTTTGAGGACATATTTAGATGCAGCTTGGAAGGATGGAAAGGCTCCAATTGATCCCTCCACTCTG GTGAAAGCAGAGGATATTGATGCTTATGCTCCAAAGGATCTGCTAATTGTAACAACAGGATCTCAA GCAGAACCACGTGCTGCCTTGAATCTTGCATCATATGGAAGTAGTCATGCTTTCAAACTAACCAAGGAAGATATTGttttgtattcggccaag GTTATCCCTGGTAATGAGTCTCGTGTGATGAAAATGCTGAACCGCATATCAGAGATTggatcaacaataataatgggtAAAAATGAAGGTCTCCACACATCTGGTCATGCTTATCGTGGGGAATTG GAGGAAGTACTTCGAATTGTGAAGCCGCAACATTTTCTTCCCATACATGGAGAACTCTTGTTTTTGAAGGAGCATGAATTACTTGGAAAATCAAATGGCATTCGGCACACTGCT GTTATTAAAAATGGAGAGATGCTTGGTGTTTCACATTTGAGAAATAGGAGAGTCCTTTCTAATGGTTTCATTTCCCTTGGAAGAGAGAATTTACAG TTGAAGTACAGTGATGGTGACAAAGCATTTGGTACATCAAGCGACCTCTTCATTGATGAAAGATTGAAAATTGCATTAGATGGCATCATCGTGGTTAG CATGGAAGTTTTTCGCCCCCAAAGAGCAGACAGTTTGGCTGAAAACACCTTAAAAGGGAAGATAAGGATTACGACAAGATGCCTATGGCTTGACAAGGGAAAGTTATTGGATGCACTGCATAAAGCTGCTCATGCTGCTCTTTCAAGCTGCCCTGTAAAGTGTCCACTGGCTCACATGGAAAGAACAGTGGCCGAGGTCTTGAGGAAGATGGTGAGGAAGTACAGTGGTAAACGGCCTGAAGTTATTGCTATTGCCATAGAAAATCCAGCTGCTGTTCTTGCTGAGGAGATAAACACAAAGTTATCTGGCAAGTCACATGTGGATCATGGAACATCAACATTAAGAAAAATAGTCGATGGGCACAGGAAGGAAAATCAGCCAGACACAACGCAAATAAGAG TTAATGCAGACGATGTCAATGATGTTGAAGGACTTCTACCTGAGGAAGACACTGGTCCACCAACCGAAGAAGCCGAGGGTGATTTATCGGATTCAGAGGAATTTTGGAAGCCATTTATTGCATCCTCACCGGTTGAGAAGTCAATCAAAGCTAACAACGGTTATGTTCCACGAAAGGAGCACAAGTCTAATCTTAAGAAAGATGATTCCGAAGACATTAGTGAAGCCAACTTTGTGAAAGCATCCAGTTCTGAACTCAAGTCGTCGAAGTCAGGGAAGAGGAATAAATGGAAACCTGAAGAAATTAAGAAGTTGATCGACATGCGCGGGAAACTGCACGATAGATTTCAAATTGTGAAGGGAAGGATGGCTTTATGGGAAGAGATATCTCAGAGCTTGTTGGCTGATGGGATCAGCAGAAGTCCTGGACAGTGTAAATCGCTTTGGACATCTTTGGTACAGAAATATCAG GAGATTAAGAACGAGAAGGGTAGTAGCAAGAGTAGTTGGCAATATCTTGAGGACATGGAAAAGATAATGCCTGATAGTAAAGCAATGGCAACAAAATGA
- the LOC112772163 gene encoding uncharacterized protein — MGRDMKYERVLRYFDEDGDGKVSPSELKQRVSKMGGEILLKEVEMVIEELDSDGDGLLSLEDFVALMEGGGEEEKIKDLKKAFEMYDTEGCGFITPKSLRKMFKKMGEKKSIDECKVMINQFDLNGDGVLSFEEFRIMMQ, encoded by the coding sequence ATGGGAAGGGACATGAAATATGAGCGTGTTCTTAGATATTTCGACGAAGACGGCGACGGGAAGGTTTCGCCGTCGGAGCTAAAGCAGAGGGTAAGCAAGATGGGAGGAGAGATATTGCTGAAGGAGGTTGAAATGGTGATTGAGGAGTTGGATTCGGATGGCGACGGATTGCTGAGTTTGGAGGATTTTGTTGCTTTGATGGAAGGTggtggagaagaagagaagatcaAGGACTTGAAGAAAGCATTTGAGATGTATGATACTGAAGGGTGTGGATTCATAACACCTAAGAGCTTGAGGAAGATGTTCAAGAAAATGGGTGAGAAAAAGTCCATTGATGAATGCAAGGTTATGATTAATCAGTTTGATTTGAATGGAGATGGTGTGCTTAGCTTTGAAGAATTCAGAATAATGATGCAGTga